From a single Nostoc edaphicum CCNP1411 genomic region:
- a CDS encoding O-acetylhomoserine aminocarboxypropyltransferase/cysteine synthase family protein: MSEKYRFETLQVHAGQEPAVGTNARAVPIYQTTSYVFDDADHGARLFALQEFGNIYTRIMNPTTDVFEKRIAALEGGVAALATSSGQAAQFLALSTIAQAGDNIVSTSFLYGGTYNQFKVAIPRLGINVKFVEGDEVEKFRQAIDDRTKALYVETIGNPQFNIPDFVALAQIAHENGIPLIVDNTFGAGGYLARPIEHGADIVVESATKWIGGHGTSIGGVIVDSGKFDWGNGKFPVFTEPSPGYHGLIFQEVFGVGSQFGNIAFIIRARVEGLRDFGPSLSPFNAFLLLQGLETLSLRVDRHVSNALELAQWLEKQPQVAWVNYPGLLHHPYHERAKKYLRHGFGGVLNFGIKGGLEAGKTFINHVKLASHLANVGDAKTLVIHPASTTHQQLSDTEQVSAGVTSDLVRVSVGIEHIDDIKEDFEQAFQFISH; the protein is encoded by the coding sequence ATGTCTGAAAAATATCGTTTTGAAACATTGCAAGTCCATGCGGGACAAGAACCAGCTGTAGGAACTAATGCCCGCGCTGTACCAATTTATCAAACAACGTCCTACGTTTTCGACGATGCGGATCATGGGGCGCGGTTGTTTGCGCTGCAAGAGTTTGGCAACATTTACACGCGGATCATGAATCCGACAACGGATGTATTTGAAAAGCGAATTGCTGCTTTAGAGGGGGGTGTAGCAGCGTTAGCGACCTCTAGTGGTCAGGCGGCGCAGTTCTTGGCTTTAAGTACGATCGCACAAGCTGGGGATAATATTGTTTCCACCAGTTTTTTATATGGGGGAACATATAACCAATTTAAAGTTGCTATACCACGCTTAGGGATAAATGTCAAATTTGTCGAAGGAGACGAGGTAGAAAAATTTCGTCAGGCGATCGACGATCGCACAAAAGCATTGTATGTGGAAACCATTGGCAATCCTCAATTCAATATTCCCGACTTTGTTGCCTTAGCCCAAATTGCTCATGAAAATGGGATTCCCCTGATTGTCGATAATACCTTTGGGGCTGGCGGATATCTGGCTCGACCAATTGAACACGGTGCAGATATCGTAGTCGAATCTGCAACTAAGTGGATTGGTGGTCACGGCACTTCTATCGGTGGCGTAATTGTCGATTCTGGTAAATTTGATTGGGGTAATGGCAAATTTCCTGTTTTTACTGAACCATCTCCCGGCTATCACGGGCTGATTTTTCAAGAAGTATTTGGTGTCGGTAGTCAATTTGGTAATATTGCCTTTATTATCCGTGCCAGAGTAGAAGGGTTAAGAGATTTTGGCCCCTCATTGAGTCCATTTAACGCCTTTCTGTTATTACAGGGATTAGAGACTCTTTCTCTGCGTGTAGACCGCCATGTGAGCAACGCTTTAGAATTAGCCCAGTGGTTAGAAAAGCAACCACAAGTAGCATGGGTCAATTATCCAGGACTTCTCCATCACCCTTATCATGAACGAGCCAAAAAATATCTCAGACACGGATTTGGCGGTGTCTTAAATTTTGGTATCAAGGGCGGATTAGAAGCGGGTAAAACCTTTATTAATCATGTCAAATTAGCAAGTCATTTAGCAAACGTTGGGGATGCTAAAACCCTCGTTATTCATCCTGCTTCCACAACCCATCAACAACTAAGTGATACAGAACAAGTTTCCGCCGGTGTGACATCTGATTTGGTGCGTGTATCAGTGGGTATTGAACACATCGACGATATCAAAGAAGATTTTGAGCAAGCATTTCAATTCATTAGTCATTAG
- the metX gene encoding homoserine O-acetyltransferase MetX, producing the protein MNYQHFISPQTQYYHLPMPFELEEGEVLTGVQVAYRTWGKLNLEGDNGVLICHALTGSADADDWWEGLLGSEKALDSDRNFIVCSNILGSCYGTTGATSINPQTGICYGRSFPAITIRDMVHLQAALIKYLGIKSLQLVIGGSLGGMQVLEWALLYPEIVQAIAPIATSGRHSAWCIGLSEAQRQAIYADPNWLGGEYTSEQPPNQGLAVARMMAMSAYRSWQTFTDRFGRQYDASADQFAIASYLQHHGQKLVQRFDANTYITLTQAMDSHDIAQGQDYKSVLQSIEQPALVVAIDSDILYPPIEQQELADLIPNAQLGLLKSIYGHDAFLIDIEALNELLINFR; encoded by the coding sequence ATGAATTATCAGCACTTCATTTCACCACAAACTCAGTATTATCATTTGCCGATGCCATTTGAGTTAGAAGAAGGTGAAGTTTTAACTGGGGTTCAGGTCGCTTATCGGACTTGGGGAAAGTTAAACTTAGAAGGCGATAATGGAGTGCTAATTTGTCATGCTTTAACTGGTTCGGCTGATGCAGATGACTGGTGGGAAGGTTTGTTAGGTTCAGAAAAAGCACTGGATAGCGATCGCAATTTTATTGTATGCAGCAATATTTTGGGAAGTTGTTATGGCACTACCGGAGCAACTAGCATCAATCCCCAAACAGGAATCTGTTATGGTAGATCATTTCCAGCAATTACGATTCGGGATATGGTTCACTTACAAGCTGCACTGATTAAATATTTGGGAATTAAATCTTTACAGCTAGTCATTGGCGGGTCACTCGGTGGGATGCAGGTACTAGAATGGGCGTTGTTATATCCAGAAATCGTGCAAGCGATCGCACCTATTGCCACTTCCGGTAGACATTCAGCTTGGTGTATTGGGTTGAGTGAAGCTCAAAGACAAGCTATCTATGCTGATCCCAATTGGCTTGGGGGTGAGTATACATCAGAACAGCCACCAAACCAAGGATTAGCTGTAGCGCGGATGATGGCGATGAGTGCTTACCGTTCTTGGCAGACCTTTACAGATCGTTTTGGACGACAGTATGATGCTTCTGCTGACCAATTTGCGATCGCTAGCTACTTACAACATCATGGTCAAAAGCTAGTACAGAGATTTGATGCCAATACTTACATCACTCTCACCCAAGCGATGGATAGTCATGATATTGCTCAAGGTCAAGACTATAAATCTGTTTTGCAAAGCATTGAACAACCTGCTTTAGTTGTTGCTATTGATTCTGATATTCTTTATCCACCGATAGAACAACAAGAATTAGCAGATTTAATTCCTAATGCTCAACTAGGTTTGCTGAAATCAATTTATGGTCACGATGCTTTTTTAATTGATATAGAAGCCCTGAATGAGCTATTAATTAACTTTCGATAA